Proteins from a single region of Flavobacterium sp. YJ01:
- a CDS encoding helix-turn-helix domain-containing protein: MKRINKQCLVCGEVFLPKTVTSIYCSPKCSKKAYKQKMKQLKNEADIKAMIEKIPQDRAFLSVPEAGMLFGIAKRTLYRFVDQGKIPSVNLGIRLVRIDRSIMERMFGPARSLRQDESAPKKKLYSLEKEDCYSIGEIAQRFQISEGSVYSHIRKYSIPTRQIGKHVYAPKSEIDKLYNGNDFI; encoded by the coding sequence ATGAAAAGAATAAATAAACAATGTCTTGTATGCGGGGAAGTGTTTCTGCCCAAGACCGTAACTTCTATCTACTGCTCGCCAAAATGCAGTAAAAAAGCATACAAGCAGAAGATGAAGCAGCTTAAAAATGAAGCAGACATCAAAGCGATGATCGAGAAAATACCGCAGGATAGGGCATTTCTTTCTGTCCCGGAAGCTGGCATGCTTTTTGGCATAGCAAAAAGAACCCTTTACAGGTTTGTCGATCAGGGAAAAATTCCTTCAGTTAATCTGGGAATCCGCCTTGTACGGATAGACCGGAGCATTATGGAAAGGATGTTTGGCCCTGCCCGCAGCCTGCGGCAGGATGAAAGCGCACCGAAGAAAAAATTATACAGCCTCGAGAAAGAAGACTGCTATTCCATCGGCGAAATAGCTCAGAGATTTCAGATATCTGAAGGTTCTGTCTACAGCCATATCAGGAAATATTCAATCCCTACCAGACAGATTGGAAAACATGTATATGCCCCAAAAAGCGAAATTGATAAATTGTATAACGGAAATGATTTTATATGA
- the dnaK gene encoding molecular chaperone DnaK produces the protein MGKIIGIDLGTTNSCVSVMEGNEAVVIPNAEGKRTTPSIIAFVEGGEIKVGDPAKRQAVTNPTKTIASIKRFMGHTFAETQEEAKRVPYSVVKGDNNTPRVDIDGRLYTAQELSAMTLQKMKKTAEDYLGQTVTEAVITVPAYFNDAQRQATKEAGEIAGLKVMRIINEPTAAALAYGLDKKGNDQKIAVYDLGGGTFDISVLELGDGVFEVLSTNGDTHLGGDDFDQVIIDWLADEFKTEEGIDLRLDPMSLQRLKEAAEKAKIELSSSAETEINLPYVTATASGPKHLVKKLSRAKFEQLSDSLVKRSMEPVAKALKDAGLSTSDIDEVILVGGSTRMPRIADEVEKFFGKKASKGVNPDEVVAIGAAIQGGVLSGDVKDVLLLDVTPLSLGIETMGGVLTKLIESNTTIPTKKSQVFSTAADSQPSVEIHVLQGERAMAADNKTIGRFHLDGIPPAPRGVPQIEVTFDIDANGIIKVSATDKGTGKSHDIRIEASSGLTAEEIEKMKKDAEANADADRIAKERAEKLNEADSTIFQTESQLKELGDKLTDDQKTAIEFALTELRFAHQSQDLEAIQKGLDNVNAAWKTATEAMYAQGGEGQQAAPQQEQSSGDNVEDVEFEEVK, from the coding sequence ATGGGTAAAATAATCGGAATTGACTTAGGTACGACGAACTCTTGTGTTTCTGTAATGGAAGGTAACGAAGCAGTTGTTATCCCTAACGCAGAAGGAAAAAGAACTACACCATCTATCATCGCTTTTGTTGAAGGTGGAGAAATTAAAGTAGGTGATCCTGCAAAAAGACAAGCAGTAACGAATCCTACAAAAACGATTGCTTCTATTAAACGTTTTATGGGACACACTTTTGCTGAAACTCAAGAAGAGGCAAAAAGAGTTCCTTACAGTGTTGTAAAAGGTGACAACAATACTCCACGTGTGGATATTGACGGTCGTTTATACACTGCTCAAGAATTGTCTGCAATGACACTTCAAAAAATGAAAAAAACTGCTGAAGACTATTTAGGTCAAACAGTAACTGAGGCGGTTATTACAGTTCCTGCTTACTTTAACGATGCTCAGCGTCAAGCTACAAAAGAAGCTGGTGAAATCGCTGGTCTTAAAGTTATGCGTATCATCAACGAGCCAACTGCTGCTGCACTTGCTTACGGATTAGATAAAAAAGGAAATGATCAAAAAATTGCTGTTTACGATTTAGGTGGAGGTACTTTTGATATCTCTGTTCTTGAATTAGGAGACGGTGTATTTGAAGTATTATCTACAAATGGTGATACTCACCTAGGTGGTGATGATTTTGACCAAGTTATTATTGACTGGTTAGCTGACGAATTTAAAACTGAAGAAGGTATTGACTTGCGTTTAGATCCAATGTCATTACAGCGTTTGAAAGAAGCTGCTGAGAAAGCTAAGATTGAATTATCATCTTCTGCTGAAACAGAAATCAACTTACCATACGTAACTGCTACTGCTTCTGGACCAAAACACTTAGTGAAAAAATTATCTAGAGCTAAATTTGAGCAATTATCAGATTCTTTAGTAAAACGTTCTATGGAGCCAGTTGCTAAAGCATTAAAAGATGCAGGTTTATCTACATCTGATATCGACGAAGTAATCCTTGTAGGAGGTTCTACTCGTATGCCAAGAATCGCTGACGAAGTTGAAAAATTCTTCGGTAAAAAAGCTTCTAAAGGTGTTAACCCTGATGAGGTTGTTGCTATTGGAGCTGCTATTCAAGGTGGAGTTTTATCTGGAGATGTAAAAGATGTATTGTTACTTGACGTAACGCCTCTTTCTTTAGGTATCGAAACTATGGGTGGTGTATTGACTAAATTAATCGAGTCTAACACAACTATCCCAACTAAAAAATCTCAAGTATTCTCTACTGCTGCTGATTCTCAACCATCTGTTGAAATTCACGTATTACAAGGAGAAAGAGCTATGGCTGCTGATAACAAAACTATCGGTCGTTTCCACTTAGATGGTATTCCACCAGCACCAAGAGGAGTTCCTCAAATCGAAGTAACTTTCGATATCGATGCTAATGGTATCATCAAAGTTTCTGCAACTGATAAAGGAACTGGAAAATCTCACGATATCCGTATCGAAGCTTCTTCTGGATTAACAGCTGAAGAAATCGAAAAAATGAAAAAAGATGCTGAAGCTAACGCTGATGCTGACAGAATCGCAAAAGAAAGAGCTGAGAAATTGAACGAAGCTGACAGTACTATTTTCCAAACTGAAAGTCAATTGAAAGAATTGGGAGATAAATTGACAGACGATCAAAAAACAGCTATCGAATTTGCTTTAACTGAATTAAGATTCGCTCATCAATCTCAAGATCTTGAGGCAATCCAAAAAGGATTAGACAATGTAAATGCAGCTTGGAAAACAGCTACAGAAGCAATGTACGCTCAAGGTGGTGAAGGTCAACAAGCTGCTCCACAACAAGAGCAGTCTTCTGGAGACAATGTTGAAGACGTTGAATTCGAAGAGGTTAAATAA
- a CDS encoding Na+/H+ antiporter — translation MENYSIIIFILAIVIGLSAFADKAKLPYPILLVIVGIAIGFIPTMNEIEINPEIIFLLFLPPLLYDASFNISPKDFKTNLNTISTLAITLVFLTTFWIAVVAHYMIPDITWPLAFVLGAILSATDAVAAVSITKGLGISHKTITILEGESLINDASALVAYRFAVAAVMGSAFVIWKATLQFIILLGGGFLVGFVMSKILSVILKKVRKNANVTISFMLLMPFVTYLIAEHLQVSGVIAVVVSGLAIARFSKKVFPESLKNSSRNLWDIIIFLLNGLIFILIGLNFRYVLKDIDDDMILPYIVYAFIITIVALLIRFVRIFLQKINLQKAFQKNRGGRRKISEDALLDFNNSIILGWSGMRGIVSLAIAIGLPRFLEDGNPFPERNAIIFISVAVVLFTLIGQGLTLPFIVKKLNSKTEQKTSDSIN, via the coding sequence ATGGAAAACTACAGCATCATAATATTCATACTCGCCATTGTTATCGGATTATCTGCCTTTGCTGATAAAGCAAAACTGCCATACCCTATTCTACTTGTAATTGTTGGAATTGCGATTGGTTTTATTCCCACTATGAATGAAATTGAAATCAATCCAGAAATTATTTTTCTTTTATTCCTTCCTCCATTATTATATGATGCCTCTTTTAATATTTCGCCAAAAGATTTTAAAACCAATCTCAATACCATAAGCACGCTTGCTATTACCTTAGTTTTTCTAACCACATTTTGGATTGCCGTTGTTGCTCATTATATGATTCCAGATATCACTTGGCCACTCGCATTTGTACTTGGTGCTATTCTTTCTGCAACGGATGCCGTTGCCGCAGTAAGTATTACAAAAGGTCTTGGAATATCACATAAAACCATAACTATTCTTGAAGGCGAAAGTTTAATAAATGATGCTTCTGCGTTGGTTGCATACCGATTCGCTGTTGCTGCCGTAATGGGATCTGCTTTTGTAATCTGGAAGGCAACGTTGCAATTTATTATTTTATTGGGCGGAGGTTTTCTTGTAGGTTTTGTGATGTCAAAAATATTATCCGTTATTTTAAAAAAGGTCCGTAAAAATGCAAACGTTACCATAAGTTTTATGCTTTTAATGCCTTTTGTAACCTATTTAATTGCTGAACATTTGCAGGTTTCTGGTGTTATTGCTGTTGTTGTTTCAGGATTGGCAATTGCCCGTTTTAGCAAAAAAGTATTTCCTGAAAGCTTAAAAAATAGCTCGCGAAATCTATGGGATATTATTATATTCTTATTAAATGGATTGATCTTTATTCTAATCGGACTTAATTTTAGATATGTATTAAAAGATATCGACGACGATATGATTCTTCCTTATATTGTTTATGCTTTTATCATTACAATTGTCGCATTATTAATACGGTTTGTTAGAATATTTCTTCAAAAAATAAACCTTCAAAAAGCCTTTCAAAAGAATCGCGGCGGCAGAAGAAAAATTAGTGAAGACGCGCTTTTAGACTTCAACAACAGTATTATTTTAGGTTGGTCTGGAATGAGAGGTATTGTATCTCTTGCCATTGCCATCGGACTTCCGAGATTTCTTGAAGACGGAAATCCTTTTCCTGAGCGTAATGCCATTATTTTTATTTCAGTTGCAGTCGTTCTTTTTACACTTATCGGACAAGGATTAACTTTGCCTTTCATTGTCAAAAAATTAAATTCTAAAACAGAACAAAAAACATCTGATTCCATAAATTAA
- a CDS encoding SRPBCC family protein, giving the protein MTSDILSTTPDSEIVTTRVLNFPQELVFKAWSNPEHLKNWWGPKGFTNTFNEFNFCEGGKWSFIMHGPEVGNYANECEFIKIEKPNLIAWKRHSKPLFQILTTFERIAENQTKVVFKMLFETEEECQKLKPYVVDKNEENFDKLEVELSKMKL; this is encoded by the coding sequence ATGACTTCAGATATTCTTTCAACAACACCGGATTCAGAAATTGTTACTACCAGAGTTTTAAACTTCCCACAAGAACTTGTTTTTAAAGCTTGGAGCAATCCAGAACATCTAAAAAATTGGTGGGGACCAAAAGGATTTACGAATACTTTCAACGAATTTAATTTCTGCGAGGGCGGAAAATGGAGTTTTATAATGCATGGCCCTGAAGTCGGTAATTATGCCAACGAATGTGAATTTATCAAAATAGAAAAACCTAATCTGATTGCCTGGAAACGCCATTCTAAACCCCTTTTTCAAATCCTGACTACTTTTGAAAGGATTGCAGAAAATCAAACTAAAGTGGTTTTTAAAATGCTTTTTGAAACGGAAGAAGAATGCCAGAAATTAAAACCTTATGTCGTTGATAAAAATGAAGAGAATTTTGACAAGTTGGAAGTTGAACTTTCTAAAATGAAACTTTAA